Part of the Suricata suricatta isolate VVHF042 chromosome 8, meerkat_22Aug2017_6uvM2_HiC, whole genome shotgun sequence genome, TAGCCCAACAGAATGAATGAGCTCAACTCACTTTGCACCCTTGAGGTGTGAATCCGCATTTTTAACATGCTAACGGGACTTAGATTATGCAGTCATCACAGCaacatggtttctttctttcgcttatttaaaaaaaaaaaataggggcgcctgggtggctcagtctgagcatctggctttggctcaggtcatgatctcacggtttgtgagtccaagccctgtgtcaggctctgtgctgagagctcagagcctggagcctgtctttggattctgtgtctccctctctctccggccctcccttgcccatgctgtctctgtctctctctctctctctcaaaaataaataaaacattaaaaaaaaaaaaaaacttctaccctcaacgtggggcccaaacaaccccaaggtcaagagttgcatgccccgCTGAGCGACCCCGCCAGGCGCCCAGCAGCACGGGTTAcgtggggaaagggaaaaaggagagcgCCAGGGAGGATCTTCAGAAGCCAGTCCTCTTCTGCATTTAATCTGGACCCGGAGAGGTGGGAATAATTATCCACCTACACTGCAGTCAGGGAAGTAGGGCCCAGGGAGGTCCCACGCTGAGCTGGTCAGGGTCGGCCTCCAGAATCCACTCTGCAtggccacacccccaccccaaaagaGAACTGCACCCGGGCTGAGCAACAGgcccctggggctccctcccccgGGCGTGCAGAGACCCTGGGGCTGCAGAGCGCGCACCTGATTTTCTCAGGCACAGCTGCCCCGCCGGTTCCAAACTTCTCCTGTCTCCGCCGGACGTCACGAGGGGGCTTGGCCACAGAGTTGACAAAGGCCATCTTTGCCTGTCGGCCTGGAGAGAAATATGGAGATCAATACCTGCCTTTCTGAGCAGAGGGGCTACTGTTCTTTTAATAATCTGCACTGCTGAGCGAGAAGACCCTTCCAGGTGCCCTCAGAGCCAGGACAGGATCACGGGGAAAACCCCTGAAGCGTGCGACAGAAGAAACGCTCCGTCCCTGCCCCCTTCTGCAAAAGCAAGACGTGCGCGGGAGCCAGAGGCCACGCGAGCCCAGCGCGCAGGCTCCCTGTCCTGCCGGTCGCCCCGGCCCGCTGGGTCCCCGCCGCCCCTCGCGCGCTGACCTTTGGGCTTGTTGGCGTGCGCGGACCGGATGTTCTTGGTCAGCACTCGCAGCCGCTGCTCCCGCGCGTCCTGGAGCCGCAGGTACATCTCCCGCCACGACTCGTACTCCTCCGGCCTTTCTTCCTTGAAGTCTCGGTGACAGTGAACTTTCCATAATTGATCTGTTTCTTCAATTAATACCTAAAACCAGAACCAGGCCATCATTTCTGTGTAAGCACTCCGACAGATTTCTTTTCCACCCTTAGTCACCTCAGACTGACCACCTTCCTCATGATTCTTCAGTCCtcttagtagtagtagtagtagtatatatatttaattttttaatggtttttaaatttatttttgagagagagacagcacaagcaggggagggtcagagaagcaggctcccggctctgagctaggtgtcagcacagagcctgatgcggggctcgaatccacgaactgtgagatcatgacctgagccgaagccggacacttaaccggctgagccacccaggcgcccctagtagtAGTATATGAAAACACCACAATCCTAGAGGAAAAGAGTcactatattaaagaaaatattaaggggcatctgggttaCTCCAGGTTGGTtaagctcttggtttcggctcaggtcctgacctcatggttcgtggtgggacggagccctgtgtcagtctctgtgctgacagcacggggcctgcttaggatcctctccgccattctctctgcccatacccccgcctcaaaataaacttaaaaacattaagtaTGAGGCTGCTTTTGGAGGGTTGTGGGACTAGGAGAGAAGATAACACAAAAACTAGCTTAAGATCAATCAGTCTTTTCCTgtgtcacctaggtggctcagtcggttaagcctctgactcttgattttggctcaggtcaggatctcatgttttgtgggttcaagccccgtgtggggctctgcactaacggtgcagagcctgactggaattctcttcctccttctctgcactTCTGACCCCAGGCTCGTGCCCAAGCTCACtcaactcacacactctctcaaaccaatttttaaaagaaaaaaaaaaagaaaaagattagggTTTTCCTTTGAGGAAACCAGTGACAGGTAGACCTGGGATGAAGTCACGTCCAGGCGCTTTCCCAGCACTACCTGCAGCTGTGACAGGCAAGGGGGTCAGAATTAGAGACAGCCAGCTCACGTGATCAAATGACCCCTATGTCCCTGCATTACAGGAAAGAGATTTGGGCAGACCTGGACGTCTCTAGGACACCCCCGGCCAATCTGTGCTCTTTCCTGGTCACCAGACACGGCGTGTCACAAACAAAGCTCTGTCCCAGCCCTGGATCCCAGAGGCTGCGCTGCCAGAATTCTCCCCTGACCTGTGACCGAGCAGCTCCAGAGGAGGGTGGGCGGCGTTTTCCTGGTCCTTTGAAGCTCACCTTGATTTGATGCCAGAGCAAGCCGTAAAAATACGTGTGTTTAACGGCCCACAGGCAACCCGACATGCGCAGAACAGTGAACCGACCAGCGCTACCTGCCCTGCGCCCACTGCCGGGTCAGAGGCAAAGCTGTTTCTGGAGATGCGAGCCAGAAAACGGCCCTCTCTGCACCCAAACAGGATACTCACATGATTGTATTCCTCAATGCGGTACAGTTGATCAGGCGTACACCTCTCCAAAACGGGTTCGAGAACAGAATATGGGACGCCACCCACTTCAAAGATTGCTGCGGAGAGCCAAAGGAGGAAAGTGCTGAATACCGGCCAGACCCCCAATGCCACAACGGGCTTAAGAGCAGGAGAAAAGCGTGTGACTTACAATCGATGTTGTTTTTAAGTACCCGGATGCACTGCTGGTGCAAGGTCATCATTTTGGGGAGATAGGCACACTTGGAGCCAGAGTACACCTGCATCTTGGAATTCATTCTTCGTCCGGTGAAAccagcttcctcctcctcttgaGGTGAAGAGAGTGCTGGAGGGCCAGGGAAACAGGACTGGGTGTTACAGGGGCATCCAGCTGTGTAGGGAaagctctcctcctctcccccttccttgccCTCCTCAGGCCCTTTCCCAAAGCAACcaacgctgtgtgtgtgtgtgtgtgtgtgtgtgtgtgtgtgtgtgtattcttccAGCAAAGTCTAggcaaaaacaagtaaaaatgtatttaatcctTTTCACCAATTAAGAAATCCCCACTATCATCTTTTTCATTTACCGCATTTTGGAAATCTTCCTACAGCAGACAGACTTTCCCACAGTTTTCACAGCTGTACAGGATGCTGCTGTGGGAATGACCATGGTCCATGTGGCCATCTCTTGCTGGGGGACACTTACGTGGCTTCTAATTCTTTTGCTCTTAAaactagaactttttttttttttaaaagatacaaagctCATGTAGAACATACGAAGGGTAGCTAGTAACAGCAGCAAAGATTTACTGAACATGTGACCATGTGGAAACCCCAGAGTTTAAGAGCTTTACCAGCATTATCACCTCTTCATCCACTTAGTAAGGCAGACACCATTATCATGCCCACTTACAGAGCATGAACCTGAAGGCCAAGGAAATGACTACCCAAGTTCACAGAACCTGAAGCCAGAGCTGGGACTCACACCCAAGCCATCAAACTCTGGAGCCTAGGAGGCTAGGAAGTTCACCAAAATCTTAGGACActgtgaataaatttttaaaatcttttggggcacctgggtggctcagtcagttaagcgtctgactttggctcaggtcacgatctcatggtctgtgagttcaagccccgtgtcgggctctgtgctgacagctcggagcctggagcctgcttcagattctgtatctctctccctctctcccctccacactctgtctctcttgctctcaaaaataaataaaacataaaaaaaaatttttttaatcttctttccaTTCAGGAGAGAACGCAGAAAATCACCTTTTCGCTTTGGTGGGAAGGAAGACAGCAATTCCAGGGTACAAAACGGCCGGTAATTGGCCTGGATCATGGGTAGCGGGAGGTCTGGCAACACCGGCAAAGCACCAGCGGGGACCTGTGAGGAGAAGACCAGTAACTGGATGGCCCCTGGCACAAACGCAGATCCCGGGCCTACAGCCCGCTGCCAGCAGTGCGGATCAGCAGACAAGTCCCCAAGCCGACCCAGGCTGGAGGAGGGCCGTCCGTCAGCTCTGACACCACCCAAGGCAGGAAGTACACCTAGCTGGGCCTGGCACAACGGAGCACCCCAGGAAATCCTCATCTCGGGTTCTAGCTACCCTGGCAGCACCTCCGGAGGCCTGGAGGCAACTACTTCAAACTGAAATTCAACAGGCCACGTAAAGGCCGGCCATGCCGGGCGGCGGCCAGGTAAGTGCCGGGAGCCCCCGGGCCCAGGTGCGCTGCCCGGAAGCCGTCCGGGGGCCGAAGGGCTTACCTTTTTCAGCTTGGCTGAATCGGCTCCAGCTGCCTGCAATTTCTCGGACTTGTTTTCATTTACCTTCGGTAATTTCTGAACGGAGTCCAAGTTTTTATTAGTGCTTTTcgaatcattttttttaagtcctttttcTCCAAGAGTCGTGGTCGAAGCTTTCacgatctttttctttttcttgcggGGCTGGTCGTAGCTGAGGTAGGACTCAAAGGACATGGTGGGCTGCTCAAACTCGTCATCCACATCTGCCTCCTCAACCTTAGCGAGGGAGCCCAGGGACTTTCTGTCTGAGTGAGAggttcttcctttcccttctggagTTTTCAGGTTGTTAGAAACCCTCTCCTTCACCTTGGGCAGCGGGTCCTCCTTCCTGACATCGAAGCTGTCTAGATTCTGCTTGTTTCTGTCCGATTTGGTTTTCTCTGGGTCTTTGTGCTTTGGCTTTTTAAGGTGGTTGTCTGAGGCAACTTCCAGCTTCTTCTTGGTGctgccctctttctccttctctttcttgacACCAGAGGGCAGCTTCTCCTTCATGCTATCCCCAGAGAGTGGCCTTCGGTTTTCCTCTTTGGAGACAGACTTGTGTGATTTCTCTCTGCCCAAAGACGACTTCCCATCTCCTCTGGCATCCACTGGACGTTTTTCCTTATAAGAGGATCTGTGCTCCTTATTCTGACTCACAACCCCTTTCCCCTGGGGGACCCCCAGGTGTCGGTCCAGACTGACCCCCAGTCTGTCCTGAAAGGCATTACTGTGGCCTTTCCCAGGTTCCTGATGTGGGACAAAGGGCTCGTGATCTTCCTCTGGAGATCTGTAATGGTCCACGGACATTCGATGGGGACTGGCGGACGACGGAGGGGACTGGACGTGGCCGTAATCAGAAGACTCGTGGTCCGACGAGTAAACGGGGGAAACTCGATGGCACCTCTTTCTCTCGTCTCTCCTCTCTTGAATGTGAGACACTTGGTGAGTTCTCTCGGGTTCCGgcagttttctgtgttttttctgcCTGTGGTCAGGACTGTAGGATTGGCTGCTGGaagctttccagttttcctggtagtccccctccacctcctcctccttaaCGGCATCCCGGGGGCGCTTTCGGGAATTGCTCTTGTCAAAGTCCTGTTCGTCAGGCTCagagtttctaaaataaaagaaaaagcaaataaggCAGATATAAATCTCAGTGTAATCTGTCAGAGGACAGAGTCACAGAACCTGAACTcacaaaaagaggaaacagatgCAGAGTTAGAAACAAGGCGTTGGGAAGAAGGTGAATGGATTCTGCTCTTTGATGCTCAACCAAGTTTTGAGATTGGGAAAACTCAAATATTCAACAGACAGAAAATGATGCATTTAACTACAGGATACAAAGATCCAGTATCTTGAGGAcatgaaaataattgaaagttTTTCAACGCAGGGACATATTTAGcttgttatgttaaaaaaaaaaggggggggcggggctggcatgcctgagtggctaagtagattaagggtctgactcttgatttgggctcagatcaggatctcgtggtttgtggaatcgaggcccatgtcaggctctgggctgacagtgtggagcctgcttgggattctctctccatctctctccacccatcccctgctcacctgtgcaggagtgcactctctcaaaataaataaacgtttaacaAAAAGGTGCGTGGGGggctattggggcacctggcaggctggAGCATGCCACActtgacctcagggtttgtgagttcgggccccacaatgggtgtagagatttaaaaataaaatcttaaaaagaagggGGGAGTGGGCcattatttatatagtttattcacaactatataaaaatattttttaaaaagagggtagAGGAATAACTGACTCttaattccagctcaggtcatgatcttacggttgtcagattgagccctgtgtcaggctccacagtgagcatggagcctgcttaagactctctccctccctctcactctgccccctcccctgtgcgcATCTCGCACTCTCAAAAGGTAAGAAAGAAGCATATTAAGATATTAATAATGTTTCTGTTCAGATGGTAAAATTAcaagaaatttttattcttatatcattttttaaaaatttattcagagacagagacagaacatgaggggaggggcagagagagggggagacacagactccgaagcagactccaggctccaagctgtcagaacagagcccaatgcggggctcgaacccacagatcatgagatcatgacctgaaccaaagtcagatgcttaaccgactgagccacccgggcgccccccccccatcatttttaaatatttttgaaaaccctATAATgatcatgaattatttttatgatcgaggcaaaataaacaataaagaagacGTATCTGTCTGTAAAATATTCCAAGCAGCAGACTCAATCATGAGGCTGAGTAAACCTACAGCGCAATGAATGTTCTTACCGCTCTACCGGAACCAGCTTCTTCCACTGGGCCACCAGGTCCCTGGCAAAGCCTCCGACATGCTCGTGTTTTCGCAAGCTATTTACTGTTTTCCCAACCCCGGTCTCCTAGAAATTTGACAGAAGAATCGTTAGTGGGTCGTGGAACTGGGCTCACAACTTTCTGAAGAAATAAGGCCTCTTGCTTTGAGGACTCCTTCCTTAAACAGATGGTGCAAGTCTCAATACAAAACTACTTTGTGTCTATGCCTCCAACCTCTAATGACACACAGTAGCAAAGCATGCTAGActccaaagaggaaaacaatgtATTAAAATACTTCTAGAACTTTAACAACAAGTAACAAGAGTGATTATGGCAGGGGACCAAGAGCCTCGCATACAATGTCTCAATGAGTCCTTAAAGCAACTCGGTGACCAGGAATATGTCCAGTTATTAGGACTAAAGTCTAATAATACATACAGAACTTAGCTTTGAATACAGGACTAATTGAGGCCAaagttctttcaattttttttttaattctaagataATATTCACCACTTtaaccatcttatttttttttttcaattagcaataatcatacctcggataaacctcattggctatgaTAATGCCACACTGTGCAAAGCTCATTGTAACCATTTCAAAGCATATGGTCTACTGGTTTCCAGAACACTCACAATATTGCGCAATCTTCACCACTGATTCCAGAACACTTCAATAAACCTAAAGAGAAACCCCTTTCCTCCCAATTTCTTCCACTCCCCTACTTCCGGTCTGTGGACCTGcctactctggacatttcatatcaaTAGAACCATACAATATGTGGCTTTGAGTCTGGTTTCGTTCACTTTCGAAGCCCATGCTTTTTAACCTCACTGTACAGCGGGAAGGGGGTGGCATGGAATACAGTCACACAACATGTAACAGTTCTTACCGCAAGAATGTCTACTGTAATGGGCAAGGTGGAGagcttcttcaaatatttcaagaGCTGTagagagaacaaaataaacattagtttctataaaatcataataatttGCTGGAACATAGTCATAAACATCTGAGAGTTCTGAGTGTTGTACAGTAATGAGTATGGTTATTATCTCTAGTTTACAAGTGTGAAAACAGGCTCAGAAAAGTGAAGTTACCTGTCCCAGGACGCAGTGAGGGCCAGACACACGCAGGTCTGTGGCTTTAGATTCCCTGCTTTCAAGTACTGTGCACCACCAAGGGGAGAGCAGATTTAAAGAGAACCACACCTACCAACGCTAACAAAAGTCATCAACAACTACCACTGCCCCAGTTTTGGGAGAGAATTCTGAGAAAGGTACCAATTTAGGGAAATCACCCATGAACCCAGCACAAAGGAAAGTAAAAAGGAGAAGAGGTTTCTCCAGGAAAAAGGGCATCATGTTTCCAGGAAGAGTCGCAGTTTAGCAGAATTGTTTTTCTGATACAAGTGGGAATTTCAAGTCCCGCTTCAAGTTGCCAGAATCAGAGCTTTGCTGGTGCAAATGGGGAGCACAAAACGCCTGGGTAGATTAGAAAAGTGATCTGGGTTTGGCCACATTTCCTGTCTTCCTAAAACTAGGTCAAAACCAGGAAAGCAGACCTGTTGAGACAGAGTTCCGGAGTCGGGAGACACACTTCAGTTTAGTCCTGTCATCTCCCTGCTGGGCGATCTTGTGCAAGTCATTAACCTGCCTGAACCTCAGTtacttcatctgcaaaataggaacCGACCCTGTCTCTTCATAACGTTACAAGCTGTGGGAGACAAACCATGTGCGGTCCTGGGCCACAGTGCCCGGAACACCATAAAAGCTCCataaggcctttaaaaaaaataaataaaataaatgcttattattaataatttcattCATCAGCTGACAACTCTTTAAATGTCTCCCTTTGATCGTCACCCAGATAGTCAGTCCCCAGCTAATTCGTACTTACTCCATTTCTACCCTAAGCTATGATTGGCTATGCCTCCTTTTAGGAAACGGTTCTGTGTATCTAAACATACTTAGCATTCAAGGAGAGCTGCAAGGTACAAACAGTTCAAAAGAGTAACTGCGACCTTTCCAGTTCAGCATCAGATAATGCTATCCACCCCTTTCTGTGTGTACTTGCTCTGTAATTAGTATGCCACCTGCTATTAGGCAGAGCAGCCAGTATGCTTTTCTGGTCATTCTACTTCAGCAATTACTCAACTTGGTCTCTAGGCAGAGCAATTGGATCAC contains:
- the ELOA gene encoding elongin-A, coding for MTVVIRFEVEENFHSAMKVWFSLNLLSPWWCTVLESRESKATDLRVSGPHCVLGQLLKYLKKLSTLPITVDILAETGVGKTVNSLRKHEHVGGFARDLVAQWKKLVPVERNSEPDEQDFDKSNSRKRPRDAVKEEEVEGDYQENWKASSSQSYSPDHRQKKHRKLPEPERTHQVSHIQERRDERKRCHRVSPVYSSDHESSDYGHVQSPPSSASPHRMSVDHYRSPEEDHEPFVPHQEPGKGHSNAFQDRLGVSLDRHLGVPQGKGVVSQNKEHRSSYKEKRPVDARGDGKSSLGREKSHKSVSKEENRRPLSGDSMKEKLPSGVKKEKEKEGSTKKKLEVASDNHLKKPKHKDPEKTKSDRNKQNLDSFDVRKEDPLPKVKERVSNNLKTPEGKGRTSHSDRKSLGSLAKVEEADVDDEFEQPTMSFESYLSYDQPRKKKKKIVKASTTTLGEKGLKKNDSKSTNKNLDSVQKLPKVNENKSEKLQAAGADSAKLKKVPAGALPVLPDLPLPMIQANYRPFCTLELLSSFPPKRKALSSPQEEEEAGFTGRRMNSKMQVYSGSKCAYLPKMMTLHQQCIRVLKNNIDSIFEVGGVPYSVLEPVLERCTPDQLYRIEEYNHVLIEETDQLWKVHCHRDFKEERPEEYESWREMYLRLQDAREQRLRVLTKNIRSAHANKPKGRQAKMAFVNSVAKPPRDVRRRQEKFGTGGAAVPEKIRIKPAPYPAGNSHAPSGSGGNSFSASPEQPTYDGPSTSSAHLAPLLSTVSYDPRKPTVKKIAPMMAKTIKAFKNRFSRR